The following are from one region of the Streptomyces decoyicus genome:
- a CDS encoding peptidoglycan-binding domain-containing protein, translating to MDFEQHINWTVLPAGLSKDGTQLRVSVFIAPRLVTSDRTTKRTTLGPNFPDFLSWPEKVKAATFDFGTGDRTSASSTPFISGLKPLGPPPGTDLWNSLFGRETPLDPYVFESHTDPDTFHTYSANEVGTFTKERYVEAAKMSPETPPSTRALLRSASDTATGTRDVATATGDAAADGEPPMPPQLAGLKGFHALDMTPAPTLANGEPIRRPRPPKQNPDFHQMLTSLGDHPKLLRALGLVLDFVLPADLLPVSSGQRILSVTPHWAPALGDRSHDVAPRTRYVFLPDRHAFVPAGRALTDEEPLPPPSRGLVAVTKNFAVEQADIDGAARKMISPPKDATGLSPVRTHGISLVRSERLDSLTDEFTRAVEHDGAFARVIEQQRNGQGAEPGPQPPGAVAPHEAQEPEAAPELIAEDLIRGHRMDIWDDERQRWFSLHERVVEYRQPRDGPVLLTASDEGFFQAHLASPPSDAKNPDHLYVPEQLVTWDGWSLSAPRPGLVLDIDEGSVKDHRPPNLPKPLNNAAQTQLPLEIMVKTRPGSLPRLRFGHHYRLRLRTVDLAGNGLTREEADAVLQAESAAAPNDAAALMLPGGAGLQPFQRFEPVLAPATVPRFAFEEGSSAFRMVIRSSPGAGPPPAGTVRTVALVNVTFGKRNEDVRIVQQALMDHGHAHLLPHGADGIFGNETKAAYAEEQRAQGFTGSGADGDPGCKSLTSLGLKSGFAVDCGAGAGTGTGGGRTAEQYAAEFNRSSLVTAEGHGPYRGTDERHVVAPKASLRCVEWHGLLDEAIGSTDRTMQDAVYDLATRESGSLSDTSPSQPEVQVEPIKSSAADPNNPVNTVLHTGVQVELPYLPDPLSTGAVFLDLPGMPDGEPFPVSWDGEVWHRPRSLRLRLAEGTAPPRFDEASRVLTVSLPKGVVATVRVCSRIDFDEKVMGVAGWCREQQDSVPRLASETAGDAATRRAAEARRTDDTLALAAASRHWMFTPWQELTLVHAVQQPMKSPVLALPPPTVPRASGATAEHLIGSVALDEGTTDRIDLIAEWTEVTDAGLAGRNTREMAAPVFALLTAWAAGQNGVPGAEPALLQNGVLTFNTQAAEDKGKADAAAAAAHPADPQGNQDDKPHPHPPTPAKHEFGDTKHRTVRYHPVAGSKFADYFPPKFATPGRNLLTVEGKAQEYSVPSSKPPMAPRLLYCVPTLTLEHVGGPPGPIVHQRRGRGIRVYLDRPWFSSGDGELLGVVLGEPPGGDPKSVRDAWVTLMGRDPIHRSAPVFAPTPEMFTNAERQSGKLSLSTPSGPLPVTVVGFTPQFEAGTPKSDADKDTAGRWFCDLDLDTGDACLPFVRLALVRYQPDSIPGAEISSTAVLTDLVRTLPDRELRVTPGDPLSVSLTGPSWDPTGSLPPRITATLQRRNSLVDDDDLGWVTLEDTTIQLTSIDAESSRTPFYTGQIPIPPGRRRGPLRLMILESEGIRSDGPTPPTTPGPVIYCDTVTFSRRPGGPDDGHDGHDGHDGHDGRDGHDGRDGHDGPHGPGDHGGGFGGGFGGFPHR from the coding sequence ATGGACTTCGAACAGCACATCAACTGGACCGTTCTCCCCGCCGGTCTTTCGAAGGACGGTACGCAGCTCAGGGTGTCGGTGTTCATCGCCCCGCGACTGGTGACATCCGACAGGACGACGAAGCGCACTACGCTGGGACCGAACTTCCCCGATTTCCTTTCCTGGCCGGAGAAGGTCAAAGCGGCCACCTTCGATTTCGGTACCGGGGACCGTACTTCCGCATCCTCGACGCCCTTCATCAGCGGTCTGAAGCCTCTGGGCCCACCCCCCGGCACCGATCTGTGGAACAGCCTCTTCGGCAGGGAGACGCCGCTGGACCCCTACGTCTTCGAAAGCCACACCGACCCGGACACATTCCACACCTACTCGGCGAACGAAGTCGGCACGTTCACCAAGGAAAGGTATGTGGAAGCGGCCAAGATGTCGCCCGAGACACCGCCCTCCACAAGGGCGCTGCTGCGCTCAGCGAGTGACACCGCAACGGGCACCAGGGACGTGGCCACAGCGACCGGCGACGCCGCCGCGGACGGCGAGCCCCCCATGCCTCCGCAGTTGGCCGGGCTGAAGGGCTTCCACGCGCTCGACATGACCCCCGCCCCAACGCTCGCCAACGGAGAACCGATCCGGCGGCCGCGACCGCCCAAGCAAAATCCCGACTTCCACCAGATGCTCACCTCGCTCGGCGACCATCCCAAGTTGCTCCGGGCCCTCGGCCTCGTCCTGGACTTCGTCCTGCCGGCCGACCTGCTTCCCGTCTCCTCGGGCCAACGGATCCTGAGCGTCACCCCCCACTGGGCGCCGGCACTGGGGGACCGTTCGCACGATGTTGCCCCTCGCACTCGTTACGTCTTCCTTCCGGACCGTCATGCCTTCGTGCCCGCGGGCAGGGCCCTCACGGACGAGGAGCCGCTGCCGCCGCCGTCCCGCGGCCTCGTGGCGGTGACAAAGAATTTCGCCGTCGAGCAGGCCGACATCGACGGCGCCGCGCGCAAGATGATCTCGCCCCCCAAGGACGCCACGGGACTCTCCCCGGTGCGTACCCATGGGATCTCGCTGGTCAGGAGCGAGCGCCTGGACAGTCTTACGGACGAGTTCACGCGGGCGGTCGAGCATGACGGCGCCTTCGCCCGCGTGATCGAGCAGCAGAGGAACGGGCAGGGGGCGGAGCCGGGCCCGCAGCCTCCGGGGGCAGTCGCCCCACACGAAGCGCAGGAGCCCGAGGCCGCCCCTGAACTGATCGCCGAGGACCTGATCCGCGGCCACCGGATGGACATCTGGGACGACGAACGACAGAGATGGTTCTCACTGCACGAGCGCGTCGTGGAGTACCGGCAGCCACGCGACGGGCCGGTCCTGCTCACGGCCTCGGACGAAGGTTTCTTCCAGGCCCATCTGGCCTCACCGCCGAGCGACGCCAAAAACCCCGACCACCTCTACGTGCCCGAGCAGTTGGTCACCTGGGACGGGTGGTCGTTGTCCGCGCCCCGCCCGGGCCTGGTACTGGACATCGACGAGGGGTCCGTCAAGGATCACCGTCCTCCCAACCTCCCGAAGCCGCTCAACAACGCGGCACAGACGCAACTGCCGCTGGAGATCATGGTCAAGACACGGCCCGGCTCGCTGCCCAGGCTGCGGTTCGGCCACCACTACCGCCTACGGCTGCGTACTGTCGACCTGGCGGGCAACGGTCTTACCAGGGAGGAGGCCGACGCCGTCCTGCAGGCGGAATCCGCCGCCGCGCCGAACGACGCAGCGGCCCTGATGCTCCCCGGCGGGGCCGGACTGCAGCCCTTCCAGAGGTTCGAGCCCGTCCTTGCCCCGGCCACAGTGCCCAGATTCGCCTTCGAGGAAGGTTCCTCGGCCTTCCGGATGGTGATCCGGAGCAGCCCGGGGGCCGGCCCGCCCCCGGCCGGGACCGTGCGGACCGTGGCCCTGGTCAACGTCACATTCGGCAAGCGCAACGAAGACGTCCGCATCGTCCAGCAGGCCCTGATGGACCACGGACACGCACACTTGCTCCCCCACGGCGCGGACGGAATCTTCGGCAACGAGACCAAGGCCGCGTACGCCGAAGAGCAGCGCGCCCAGGGCTTCACGGGCAGCGGTGCCGACGGTGATCCCGGCTGCAAATCCCTCACCAGCCTTGGCCTCAAGAGCGGCTTCGCCGTCGACTGCGGCGCGGGCGCGGGAACCGGCACCGGAGGCGGCCGGACAGCCGAGCAGTACGCCGCGGAATTCAACCGGTCGTCCCTGGTCACCGCGGAAGGGCACGGACCGTACCGGGGGACCGACGAACGTCATGTGGTGGCACCGAAGGCGTCGCTGCGGTGCGTCGAGTGGCACGGACTGCTGGACGAGGCCATCGGATCCACGGACCGGACCATGCAGGACGCGGTCTACGATCTGGCCACCCGGGAGAGCGGCTCGTTGAGCGACACCTCCCCGTCTCAGCCGGAGGTTCAAGTGGAGCCGATCAAGTCTTCGGCGGCGGACCCCAACAACCCCGTGAACACCGTTCTGCACACCGGCGTGCAGGTCGAGCTGCCCTACCTTCCCGATCCGCTGTCCACGGGCGCGGTCTTCCTGGATCTGCCGGGCATGCCCGACGGGGAGCCCTTCCCGGTTTCCTGGGACGGCGAGGTCTGGCACCGTCCCCGGTCCCTGCGGCTGCGGCTGGCCGAAGGCACTGCCCCGCCGCGCTTCGACGAGGCGTCCCGGGTGCTGACCGTATCGCTGCCGAAGGGTGTCGTGGCGACCGTCCGGGTGTGCTCCAGGATCGACTTCGACGAGAAAGTCATGGGCGTGGCCGGGTGGTGTAGGGAGCAGCAGGACTCGGTACCGAGGCTGGCGTCGGAGACGGCGGGGGACGCGGCGACGCGAAGAGCGGCAGAGGCGCGACGCACCGACGACACGCTGGCGCTGGCCGCAGCCAGTCGGCACTGGATGTTCACCCCCTGGCAGGAACTGACACTCGTCCATGCGGTGCAACAGCCAATGAAATCACCGGTGTTGGCCCTGCCGCCGCCAACGGTCCCCCGTGCCTCTGGAGCGACGGCCGAGCACCTAATCGGCTCCGTCGCGCTGGACGAGGGCACTACGGACCGGATCGACCTGATCGCCGAGTGGACCGAGGTGACGGACGCCGGCCTCGCGGGCCGCAACACTCGCGAGATGGCCGCCCCGGTGTTCGCTCTGCTGACGGCGTGGGCGGCGGGGCAGAACGGCGTCCCGGGCGCCGAACCCGCCCTCCTCCAAAACGGCGTCCTGACCTTCAATACCCAGGCGGCCGAGGACAAGGGGAAAGCGGACGCCGCGGCTGCGGCGGCGCACCCCGCCGACCCCCAGGGCAATCAGGACGACAAGCCCCACCCTCACCCGCCCACCCCCGCGAAGCATGAATTCGGCGACACCAAGCACCGGACGGTGCGCTACCACCCGGTGGCCGGCAGCAAGTTCGCCGACTACTTCCCACCGAAGTTCGCCACACCCGGCCGGAACCTGCTGACCGTAGAGGGGAAGGCGCAGGAGTACTCGGTGCCGAGCAGCAAGCCCCCCATGGCGCCACGGCTGCTGTACTGCGTGCCCACGCTCACCCTGGAGCACGTCGGCGGGCCGCCCGGTCCCATCGTCCACCAACGGCGCGGTCGCGGAATCCGGGTGTACCTGGACCGTCCCTGGTTCTCGTCCGGAGACGGCGAACTGCTCGGTGTCGTTCTCGGCGAACCGCCGGGGGGCGATCCGAAGTCCGTACGGGACGCCTGGGTCACCCTGATGGGCCGCGACCCCATCCACCGTTCCGCGCCGGTCTTCGCCCCCACCCCGGAGATGTTCACCAACGCGGAGCGGCAGTCCGGCAAGCTCTCCCTCTCCACACCGTCGGGCCCCCTCCCGGTCACGGTCGTCGGCTTCACCCCGCAGTTCGAAGCGGGCACTCCGAAGTCCGATGCGGACAAGGACACGGCCGGCCGCTGGTTCTGCGACCTGGATCTGGACACCGGCGATGCATGCCTGCCCTTCGTCCGGCTCGCCCTGGTCCGCTACCAGCCGGATTCCATCCCCGGAGCCGAGATCTCCTCCACGGCCGTCCTCACCGACCTGGTGCGCACCCTGCCCGACCGCGAACTGAGGGTCACGCCTGGCGATCCGCTGTCGGTCAGCCTCACCGGCCCTTCCTGGGACCCCACAGGCTCTCTGCCGCCGCGCATCACCGCCACGCTGCAACGCCGGAACAGCTTGGTCGACGATGATGACCTCGGCTGGGTGACC